TGTCCAGATGAAGAAGCGTTTCAAAAAATGCTCGAAGAAATGGAGAGGGCAAGGAAAGAGGGAGACAGCGTCGGAGGTGTTGTGGAAGTTGTTGCTATAAACGTTCCTCCTGGCATTGGCGGTCCTTATGATGAAGATTTGGAAGGGGATTTAGCTAAAGCCTTCTTTGCAATTCCAGCTGTCAAAGGGGTTGAATTTGGTTTAGGCTTTAAGATAGCCGAGCTTAGAGGAAGTGAGGCAAACGATCCCTTTGTTGTCAAAGATGGGAAAATTATGACAGAGACCAACAACTGCGGCGGCATTTTGGGAGGAATAAGCAATGGAATGCCAATAGTTGCGAGAATTGCATTCAAACCAACACCTTCCATTTATATTCCACAAAGAACGGTTGACTTGAAGAAGATGAAAGAAACCGAGATAAAGCTCAGAGGTCGCTTTGATTCCTGCATAGTGCCAAAAGCTCTGCCAGTTGTTGAATCCATGATGGCGCTGGTTTTAGCAGACCATTTGCTGAGGTGGTTGAGTTGGAAAGGCTTCATGAGCTTAGGAAAAGGATAGATGAGATTGATAAACAAATAATTGAGCTCTTGGAGGAGAGGGTTAGGATTGCTGAGGAAATAGGAGAAATAAAGAAAGAGTTAAACTTGCCCATAACGGATGAAAAGAGAGAGGAAGAAGTCCTTAAAAAAGCCGGCAAGTTTAGGGAAGTCTTCGAGAAGATAGTGGAGGTTTGTAAGGATGTTCAACGTTTATGAATTTTTTAACAAAATATCATCGCTTAATCCTAAGATAAGATTAGATGCAGGACAGCCAGATATAAAGGTGGATGAAAGGATAATAGAAGAGGCCATGAGCTCTTTAAAGAGAAGTGAAACGGGCTATACTAAAACCCCCGGCTTAGATGAGCTTAGGGAAAAGATAGCAGAGGTTGAGGGCGTGGAAAAGGAGAATGTAATAGTCGGCAACGGTTCAAAGATTTTAATTGCTTCGCAAATCTTAAGGGCTAAGAGGATAGGAATAATTTCCCCTCACTGGCAGGCTTATGAGAGCACAGCTAAAATGTTCGGAAAAGAGCTCAAAATTTTTAAAACTTCCCTTGAAGAAAGCTGGGAGCCAAGGATAGAAAGCTTAAATGTTGACTTACTCATCTTAAACTATCCAAACAATCCAACGGGAAAAATTCTACCAAGGGAAAAGCTTAAAGAAATCCTTGAGATCGCTGAGGATGAAAATGTAAAAGTTTTAGCCGATGAAATTTACTCTGATATAACTTTTAAACCCTTTACACCAGCGAGGGAACTTTATGACAATGTTGTAAGCGTTAAAGGCTTCTCAAAGCTTTTCTCCATGACGGGATTTAGATTAGGATATGCAATAGCACAAAGGGAGGATATTAAAGCTATGCAGAAGTTTCTTGAAGTAACAACAACTTGTGCTCCAATATTTATCCAAAGGGCTGGAGTTAAAGCGCTGGAAATTAGGGAGGAGATCAAAAAGAGGGTTGTAAGGATCTACGAGGAGAGAACAAGACTTGCTTCAAGAATCCTGAAAGGGACATTTGAATTTTACAAGCCCGATGGTACGTTTTACCTCTTTGTTAAAACAGGGGTTGATGGGCTTAGCTTTGCCGAGAAGCTTTTGGAAAAGGGTGTTTCTGTTTTTCCAGGAATAGCCTTTGGAGATTATGGAGATTTTATCAGAATTTCGTTGGTAAGTTCGAGGCTTGAAGAAGGACTCAAAATAATTAAGGAGGTTAAGCTATGCGCATCGGAATAATCGGCTATGGAAAAATGGGGAAGCTGTTTGCCAAAGAGTTCAGCAAAAAGCATGAAGTTGGAATTTACTCAAACCATGCAGAAAAGAGTGAGTTTAAGCTGTTTGGCTCAATAGAGGAGCTTTTTAAATGGGCAGATGTGATTATTGCTGCAAAATCTCTTGAAGAGACCCCTCAAGTTTTAGAAACGCTCGCAAAACTGAGTGAGAAAAGCGAGGGGAAAGTTATTTTTGACATCTCGACATTCAAGAGAGATGTGATAGAGATTTACAAAAGATTTCCGGAGAGCGTTAAGGTTTGCAGTGTTCATCCGATGTTTGGTGCTGGAGCTAAGAGCTTCGAAGGGAGAAGGTTCATAGTAATTCCAGTTGAGGGAAGGGAAGAGGATATAACTCCAGTGATAAATCTTTTCAAGCAATTTAAAGCCGAAGTCTTCATTGCAGATGCAAAGACTCACGATGAAATGATGAAACTTGTCATTGGGATTCCGTATTTCATTGGCGTCTCATTCCTGAGCTTTCTCTCGGAATTTGAAGGAGTTGAAAACTTCGGAGGCACATCATTTGAGTATTTAGCCACTTATGCAAAGGCTGTGCTCAATGACTCACCGGAGTTTATTAAAGAGGTTTTGGAGTTCTCAAAGGATAAAATTAGAGAATTCCTCAGATTTGCTGAAAAAGGAGAATTTGATATTGAAATGCTGAGGAAGAAGTTTGAACATGAAATTAAGGAGAGCTATAAGAGATTTTACAAAGTGTTAAGCGAAACATGATTAAACTGACAAATTCCGTCTAAATGACATTATCTCTCCGAAAAACTTTTTATCGCTTAAGGATTTCAAAAGGGAGTGTTGAAAATGGAGAAGATAGCATTCATAGACGTTGAAGGGACTTTGGCTGACTTTGAGTTCTGGAATGAGATAGCGAATTACGTAGAGAATGGAGACGAGATTAGGGCTTTACTTTATCTTGGACTTGCGGGAAAAATTAATTGGCTTCAGGGGTTCTTGATGAGAATTGATCTAATTAGAGGGCTCAAGATTTCTACAGTCAAAAAAGTCTCTAAGAAGTTTAAACTTAAAAATAGGGTAATAAAAACAATTTCTTACCTCAAACAAGATGGGTTTAAGGTTATTCTTATAAGTGGAATGTTTAAGGAGGTTATTGGAAAAGAACTCTCAAAATCAAAAGCAGATATAATTTCAAACAGTTTAATAGTCAAAAATGGTATCGTCGTTGGAGCAAATTTAAATTTTATTGACAAAGGAAGCGTTGTTAAAAGATATCGGCGTCAAAACGTATTTGTGTTGGCTGTTGGTGACGGAGCAAATGATTTGCCGATGTTTAGATGGGCTGACATTAAAATATGCATTGGGGATAATCCAGTTCTTAGAAGAGAATCTGATTTTTGCATTAATGATTTCACTGAGATTATTAATGTGATTTAAATTGTCTTTTTACTATTGTGATTGTTAATGCAGAGCTAAAAAGTTCATAAAAGAGACTGCAAAAATTCATTCACGTCCTTGATATCTCTACCCACCATAAGGAAGTTGAAATCTTTTCCGTAAGCTTTTTTGTAATTCTTCACAAGCAGTTCGTCGTTTATTGTATCCCCAATGTAAACTCCTTCTTCGCCTTTTGTGAGATGCCAGAGGGCTTTTGGATCAGGCTTGACATAGAGTTCTCTTGTCACAGCATTTTTGAAGTGAAACCCAACTATTTTCTCCGCCAACTCAAGCTCTAAGGCACTCCTCCCTGTTATAACCCCAAGCTTAAATCTTTCGTTGGCTTTTTCTAAGAGCCCTTTTTTCACTATTGGCTTTTCCTTCTTCCAAAGCCCCTCAAAGTCGAAAGCTCTCTCTTTGTAGTGTTCACCAAGGTAGAATGTGTTGAAAATTCTCTCAATGGTTTTAGGATCTATTACTACTCCAAACTGCTTTCTAACCCAACTTATTCCTTCTCCGGCTGGAAAGTTTTGCACAAAGCTCCTTAGGTCTCCAGTCAAGACTCCGATTATCAAAGCTTCACTAACTTTGAAGTCATCTCCAAATGCTCCTTTCCTTCGTAGAGCCCTTATCAAATCTAATTCGACTTCAATGCTTTTGCCGAGCTTTTTTAGGAAGTACTCAACTGTCAGCTTTGTTGCCAGGTCGTAGCTCTCGCTCACGTCAATTAAAACGCCGTCAACGTCAAATATCAACCACACTTATTTAACCCCCGTTAAAGCCAAATTCTTTTTATTGGAATCTTATCAAAGTCTTCATCTTCTGTCACTATTGCTTGAATCCCGTTGTTCTCTATTACAGCCAGATGAATGGCATCGGAAGGTTTCAGATTGTATCTCAAAATGTTCTCCTTTGCTTTAAGGTACTCCATGAGTCCAATTGGAAGAACCTCAACGTAGGGAATTATAATCTCATTAAGCATGTCGATTGTTTCAGAATAAGACACTTTGTATTTCTTCTTTGAGATATGTATAACCTCATCAAGAACGAGAACGTCTGTGTAGAGCTTGTTGCCAGTTATAAGTTGCTTGTAAAGGGCGTCAATTTTTTCTGCAAGACTATCTGGCACATCAACGTTGAGATAGATGATGAAGCTGGCATCAAGAAATATCCTCATCAAACTCATCCTCCAAGTCCATGTTCCTCAGGTCGCCAAGCTTGGCTTGGATTCCAACTCCTTTCATCATCTTCCTTCTTTCTTTGAGCTTTTCCATTAGTGTTTTAACATCAGCTGGGGCTTTGATTACTAACCCTTTATCAGTTGGTTCAATTATTACTTCACCACCCTCTTTAATTCCGTAGGCTTCCCTGAATACCTTTGGGATAACTATCTGTCCCTTGGGTCCAACTTTGAGTCTGATACTAACCATCAGTATCACCATGTTATACTTATGGTTTTACTATTTAAAACCTTTCGATAAACTCCTTTAATGCTTTAATAAACTCGTCGTTTTCCTCTCTCTTGCCGATGGTAACTCTTATGTGTCCTTTCAATCGTCCACCGAGCTTTCTCACCACGATGCCTTTCTCAAGAAGGAATTCATAGGCATCTAAGCTCATGAGTAAAAAGTTTGCCTCGCTTGGGTAAGCGTAACCTTTGAATTCTTTATAGATGCGCTCACGCTCCTTAATTATGTAATTAACTCTTTCCATAACTACATCATAGTGATTCAGCATGACTTTTGCCGTGATCATTGTTAAGGAGTTGAGGCTGAATGGAGATTTAATTCTGTAGAAAGCATTGATAATCTCTTTATCTGCCAAGAGGTAACCTACCCTTGCTCCGGCCAAACTGAAAGCCTTTGAAAATGTTCTCAAAATTATGAGGTTTTCGTATTCATCAAGCAGATCAATACAGCTCTTTCCTGAAAATTCTGCATAGGCTTCATCCAGAACAACCGTAACACCGGTATCGAGGACTTTGAGTATCTCCTCCCTTGGCTGGGTATTACCTGTTGGATTATTTGGAGAGGTTATGAAAACAATGCTTGCTCTTTTAGCTTTCTCTGCGATCATATCGCCGTTTATGGTAAAGCTTTCGTCCAGAGGTACTTCTACGACGGGAATTTCATTCAGCCTTGCATAGAAATAGTACATACCAAAAGTCGGAGGTGTTGTAACTATGTAGTCCCCTTTAAAAAGTCTGGTCAAATAGCTCAGAAGTTCATCTCCTCCGTTTCCTACGGCAACATTCTCTGGACTGAGCCCATAAAACTCCGCTATAGCCTCCCTCAGAGGCATGGCTGTTATGTGGGGGTAGCGATTGAAGGGGGTTTTCCTGAGCTCTTCAAAAATCTCTTCTTTTATTTCTGGCGGCAAGTCAAAGGGATTCTCGTTCTTGTCGAGCCAAATTTTGTAGTTACCCTCCAAAACCCTGTAAGGCTCAAAACTTTTAATTAATTCTCGAATCTTCACTTTCTCCGCCTCCTCAATTCCTCCATAACTTCCCCTAAGCTTATTTCATTGTAGGCAAGCAAAACCAGCAAATGATAAAGCAAATCGGCAGTCTCGTAGATTATTCTCTCCCTTCTTTCAGCGACTAAAACCTCAATTGACTCCTCTCCAAACTTCTTGTAGATCTTTTCCTTCCCCTCTTTGAACAGCCTTGACGTGTAAGAATCTTCTTTTGGATTCTCTTTCCGCTGCTTTATCAGCTCTTCAAGCTCCCTCAAAATTGTCAGCGAGTAATCTATTCCACCAACGGCTTTTTCAGGCTCTCCTAACTTTCTGTAAAAGCATGAATAATTGCCAGTGTGGCATGCAACACCAACTTGCTCAACAATTAAAAGCAAAGCGTCATTGTCGCAGTCTATCCTAATCTCCTTTACTTTTTGAACGTTTCCGCTCACTTCCCCTTTCATCCTAATTCTCTTTTGACTCCTTGAATAGTAGTGGGCATAACCCGTTTCAAGCGTCTTCATTAAAGCTTCTTTGTTCATGTAGGCTAATGTTAGGACTTCTCCTTTTGTATCCTGGACAACTACCGGAACAATTCCATTGTTCTTCTCCCAGTTGACTTTTTCAATGAGCTCCTTCATTTTCATCACTCCAGTCTTATAGGAATGCCCTTCTTAGCAAGATAGTCTTTCAGCTCTCTAACCGTGTACTTTCCATAGTGGAATATCGAAGCTGCCAAAGCTGCCTCAGCACCTATTTTAAATGCTTCATAAAAGTGCTCCGGACTTCCAGCACCACCGGAGGCTATAACTGGAATATCCACGGCTTCAACGATCGATTTAGTCAGCGGAATATCAAAGCCTTGCTGAGTTCCATCTGTGTCCATTGATGTCAGGAGTATTTCTCCAGCACCTAAGCACTCAACTTCCTTTGCCCACTCTATAGCATCAAGTCCTCTTGCTTTTCTTCCCCCGTGAGTGTATACCTCCCAAAACTTGCCATTCCACTTTGCATCAATCGCTATGACCAAATTCGCACTCCCAACAACTTTTGCCGCTTCGCTTACGAGCTTGGGATTGTCAACTGCCGCTGTATTTAGGAAAACCTTATCAGCACCGCTTTTGATGATCTCCCTTATCTCTTCGACGCTTCTAATTCCTCCACCAACTGTAAATGGGACATAGATCTCTTCAGCTATTCTCTTAACTAAATCGAGGAGGATTTTTCTTTTTTCGTAAGAGGCAGTGATATCTAAGAAAACTATCTCGTCTATTCCTTCTTCCTCATAGCGCTTCGCTAATTCTATTGGATCCCCAGCATCTCTGATGTTTTGAAACTTTATTCCCTTGACCACTCTACCCTCCTTTATATCTAAAGCCGCGATGATTCTTTTGGCAAGCATCTCAATCACCCAAGACATTTAACAGCTCTTCTAAAGTGACCTTACCCTCATAGAGCGCTTTTCCCACTATAGCTCCAGAGAATCCAATCTCTCTAAGCTTTATCACATCACTTACGCTTGAAACTCCTCCAGCATAAATGAATTCCTCATTGTTCCAAAAGCGCTCTATGCTTCCTATCCCAGTTAAAGTACCATCTCTTTCGATTGCCGTGTAAATAAACCTTTTAACGTAGTTTCTAAGCATTTCGTAGGCTCCCTCAACACGTATTGAGCTCTCCTCAAGCCAGCCCTTCACTGCTATCTTTCCGCCCCTGGCATCTAAGCTAACAGTAATTCCTTCAAAATCTTGTGTTACCCTTTCTAAAAACTTCAAGTCAAAGGCTTTCGTGCCAATTATGATGTTTTCGACGCCGATTTCATAAGCCCTTGCTATGCTCTCATAGTCTCTGAAGCCACCTCCAAGCTGAATCCTCAGTCCTGTTTCCTCTATTATTCGCTCAACAACATCAAGATTTTGAGGCTTTCCGCTAAAAGCCCCATCCAAGTCCACTATGTGGATTTTGTCAAAGTATTCGGCGAAGCCCTTAGCTATTTCCACTGGATCACCGTAAACTTTCACTTTATCCTTTCTTCCCTTGTAGAGGCGAACGGCTTTTCCGTTCATTAAATCTATAGCGGGATAAATCTTCATCTCACAACCTCCTGAAGTTCGCTAAGAGCTTTAACCCAACTCTGCTCGATTTTTCTGGGTGGAACTGAACCGCGTAGACGTTGTCTCTGCATACTGCAGAGGTAAAAATCACTTCGTTGCCCTTCGACTGATAGTCTGTAACCCCTGCGACTATGCTCTTGTCTTGGGGATCTGCGTAGTAGGAGTGGACAAAGTAGAAATAAGCTCCATCCTTTATGCCTTCAAAGAGCTTGCATTCTTTCTTCTGCCACACCTGATTCCATCCGATGTGCGGTGTCCTAACGCCTCTAAAGCGCACAACTTTGCCTTCAAACACGCCAAGTCCTTTACTCCCTGGACTCTCTTCACTCTCTTCAAAGAGCAGCTGAAGCCCAAGGCATATGCCAAGGAAGAGTTTTCCGTCGTTTATGGCATCTATGATAACTCCCCTCAAAGGTTCAAGCTTCTCCATCACAGCTCCAAAGTTTCCAACGCCAGGCAAAACTATTTTCTCGGCTTTCTCTATTTCATAAGGATCGCTCGTAATGACTCCACCTAAAGCTTTTCTCACGTTGGCTAAGTTGCCGATCCCTAAATCAACTATTGCTATCACTACAACACCCCCTCAGCCCTTTGCTTCGCATGTTGGGACAAAGTCCCAACACGTCGGGAAGCTTTGCTTCCCACGAAGCGCTGGCGGAAATTTTTCACCTGCCAAGGGCTTGTCCTCACAGTTGGTGTTCCAATATGCCTTTTGAGTGCATTTTAGGGTGCTCTCTACGGAATTTCCCATTCACAGCACCCCCTTAGTGCTCTCCAACCGCTCACCCTCACTCAAAGCTTGTCTCAAAGCAATACCGAGTCCCTTAAATGTAGCCTCGACTATGTGATGTGCATTAACTCCAGCCAATTGCTTCACGTGGATTGTGGCATTTAATGTCCTTGCCAAAGCCCAGAGAAATTCCCTAACTAACGTAACCTCGAACCCTTCCTCGCTCTCCTTTATATCGAGCTCAAGGTTAAGGTATGGTCTTGAGATGTCAACGGCGACAAGGATTAACGCATCATCCATCGGCATTATTGCGCTCCCAAAGCGTGCTATTTTTTTGCCCTTGATCTTCTCCCTGAGCTCTTCGCCCATGGTAATGCCCAAATCCTCCCACAGGTGGTGCCTTAAGTCATAGCTCGCTTTAATGTTAATTTTCTCACGCATGTAAAAGAATAAAGCGGTAAGGAGGTGGTCAAATATCCTGTCCCCTGTTTCTATGCTTCCCTCAACACCGACCTCAACAATTATATCGGTCTCTTTCGTTTTGCGCCTCATTTTCTGACCTCCATTGACTTCTTGTGCATCTCCATTCCCTCTATCTCTGCCAGCCGAATTCCGAGATAGCGCTCGCTTAGGAATTCTCCTTTGCTTACGTAGGCTAAGCTTATTCTCTTCATGAAGTCCATGACTGTTAAAACCCCGCTGAACTTTGCAGCTCCCCCGGTTGGCAGAACGTGATTAACTCCAAGGAAATAATCAGCCGCCGGCACAGGTGTGTATTCGCCGAGATAAATCGCTCCGGCATTTTCAATTAAATCTACGAGCTTCAGCGGTTCCTTCGTGATTATCTCCAAGTGTTCTGGAGCTATCTCGTTAGCTTTTTCGGCACATTCCTCCAAGCTTTCACACACGACAACTTCAATTCCGTCCCTTCTGCAGTACTCCGCTAATTCCTTTGAAGTCGTTAAAAGCCAAGCTTTGCTGTCTTTTCCGTGCTCCAGCTGGGAAAGCAAATCGTATAAAACATACTCCTTATTCGCTGTCTCATCGGCTATAACGGCTATCTCTGATGGTCCAGCTAAGCTGTCAATTCCTACAACACCAAAGACCTGCCTCTTCGCTTCGTTCACGAACTTATTGCCTGGACCGAAGATTTTGTCTACTTTCTTCATTCCAATTCCGTAAGCCATTGCTCCAATCGCTTGAATCCCACCGAGCTTGTAGACCTCTTCGATGCCGAGAAGCTTTGCAACATACAGGATGTACGGATTGATTTTGCCGTTTTTAGGTGGTGTTGTAACCGCTATCTCTTTAACACCTGCTACTTTTGCTGGAACTCCCACCATCATGAGCGTCGAAGGCAGAGGTTTTCCTCCAGGGACGTAGATACCGATTCTCCTTATCGGCTTGTAGATTATACCATAAAGTGAAGCGTTCTTTATGTAGAGCTTATCGCTCTCAAGTTGTTTTTCGTGGTAAAGGCGGATTCTTTCTATGGTGCGCTTGATTATCTCTTTGTCCTTCTCTGGAATCTGCCTCTCTGCTTCTTCAAACTCCTTCTCACTAACAAGGAATTCCCCATCATAGCCGTCAAACTTCCTTGAGTATTCCTTTACAGCTTCAATACCCCTTTCCCTTATGTCTTTCAAAATTTGAGCCACATAGCTTTCTAACTCAAGATTCATCTTTGATAACCTCCTTAATTTTTAAAACAAGCTCGTTAATCTCCTTAAACTTCGTCTTCTGGGAGATTCTGTTCACCAAAAGCAAAGCCGAAACATCCATAATCTTCTCCACCTCAACTAACCCATTGGCTCTCAATGTGTTTCCTGTCTCGACAATGTCAACGATGGCATCTGCAATGCCAATTTTTGGGGCAAGCTCAATGCTTCCGTGAAGCTTTATCACCTCGACCTCAACCCCTCTTTTCTCAAAGAACTTCCTTGTAAGGTTTGGGTATTTGGTGGCTATTCTAAAACCATCCATCTCTTCAACGCTGACTGCATTTTCCTTGGGCATCGCCAAGCTTAAGCGGCACTTTCCAAAAGGCAACTCAAGAGGAACGAGGACGTCACTTTCCCTTTCCTCAACAACATCGCTTCCAGCTATCCCAACATCAACACCATACTCGACGTAAACCGGGACATCAAAAGCCCTTGCAAGGAGAAGCTCATACCTGCCGTTTTTCACAATCAGTTCTCTGTTCTCTGGCGGTTTAAGTTCAATCCCGGCTTTTTGCAGAATTTCAAGGGAACCCTTGAATAGCCGTCCTTTTGGGAGAACAAACCTCATTCTTCCACCTCCACCGGAATACCGAGTTTCACGAGTTCCCTCGCAAGTTTGTATGCTTCTTTCATCTCCCCTCTGATTCTCTTTCTGCTCTTCTCTATTTTCCCATCAAAGAGCTTTGAGAGGGCATTTAAGTCGAATGCAAATCCAAAAGCGCTGACTCCCTTGAAAGTGTATTCCCCTCCGCCTCCGAGCGGCTTTCCAACTCTTGGAGAGTAGACCTCAAAGATTATGTCGCTATAGTAAGGAAGGGGTCTTATTGTGCCGAAATCTATAAAGACTCTCTCATCGTCGACTGCCTCAATAATTTTGTTAAGCTTTTCATATTCACAGCTCTTTCCTCTGAAATTAAAGAGCTGCCAGAGCTCTTCTTTCTTCTCCTCATTTATAGGCAGTCTTTCGATGATTTCAAAGTTTCTTCGTGTTAATGCCCTGAAAATTTCTGCTTTGAATTCTTCAATTCCCTTAATTGCTTCCTCCCAAACCTTTAAGCTGCCGACATCGATGTAGAAGTCCTCGATACCGAGCGCTTCCAAGGAAGTTATAACAGTTAAAAGAACCTCGACCTGCATTTTAATGTCATCTCCTCCGATGAACTCAACTCCAGCCTGCCAATCTCCTTTAATCCCACCGTTCAGCACTTCGCTGATGTAGTAGACCTTAAGTCTCCTTGGCTCTTTGAGGTTTGCAAGGATCTGGGATGTTAGGTCGGGCTTTATTACATAGAATTCATTGTTGTAGGCAAATTTTGTCCCTTTCCTAAGCTGCTCACTGAACTCCTCTATTGTCGGCAAGAATATCTCCCTATAGCCCCAAAGCTCGAATGTTCGTCTTAAATACTTTGTAATATCCGCTAACCTCTCTGATTCGGAAAATAAATCCTTCTTCAAAATAATCCCTCCAAGAACTTTTCAATAAAAATATCCCCTGCTAAATAGTGTCCAACTAAGCTAAGTACTTCAGAACAGTCAATGATGATGGCAGTAGCTCACCAGAAGAGCGATGGAAAATCCAACCTCTCCCCCAAGGCTTATGCTTCTTTCGCTGTTTACTCTCCACTCTCTCATTTTAAACACCTCAACATCCAATGTTCCGTACCATATATAAGTTTAACCTATGAAAGTTTGCCAATATGACAAAGATTTGCGAAAAATATTAGGTCTAAAGGGAAGCCAGCTCAAAGATAAGCTCAGCTTTGGAACAGTATTTTTTCAATCTTTCTTTAACTTCTGCATGCTTTCCAAGAACGGGCCAGAGAATTGAATCTATGTGAAGAGGTGGAATATTGACCTCTTTTGCAATCCTTGACCAGAAGCTTGTGGGTAGCTCGTTCGTAAATC
Above is a genomic segment from Thermococcus sp. SY098 containing:
- the aroC gene encoding chorismate synthase codes for the protein MMGKMLRFSLFGESHGRVIGVLIEGVPPGIKVNSEKMKAELERRKGIKRFSTKRREEDKPVILSGVFNGFTTGSPIAVIIENRDVNSSYYEEIKNTPRPGHSDYTAKIKYFGFNDYRGGGFFSGRLTAGIVIAGYFAKEILAKAGIEVKAYIKSIGKIKAKDLSLEEIFISKNSFCPDEEAFQKMLEEMERARKEGDSVGGVVEVVAINVPPGIGGPYDEDLEGDLAKAFFAIPAVKGVEFGLGFKIAELRGSEANDPFVVKDGKIMTETNNCGGILGGISNGMPIVARIAFKPTPSIYIPQRTVDLKKMKETEIKLRGRFDSCIVPKALPVVESMMALVLADHLLRWLSWKGFMSLGKG
- a CDS encoding chorismate mutase, producing MVELERLHELRKRIDEIDKQIIELLEERVRIAEEIGEIKKELNLPITDEKREEEVLKKAGKFREVFEKIVEVCKDVQRL
- a CDS encoding pyridoxal phosphate-dependent aminotransferase encodes the protein MFNVYEFFNKISSLNPKIRLDAGQPDIKVDERIIEEAMSSLKRSETGYTKTPGLDELREKIAEVEGVEKENVIVGNGSKILIASQILRAKRIGIISPHWQAYESTAKMFGKELKIFKTSLEESWEPRIESLNVDLLILNYPNNPTGKILPREKLKEILEIAEDENVKVLADEIYSDITFKPFTPARELYDNVVSVKGFSKLFSMTGFRLGYAIAQREDIKAMQKFLEVTTTCAPIFIQRAGVKALEIREEIKKRVVRIYEERTRLASRILKGTFEFYKPDGTFYLFVKTGVDGLSFAEKLLEKGVSVFPGIAFGDYGDFIRISLVSSRLEEGLKIIKEVKLCASE
- a CDS encoding prephenate dehydrogenase yields the protein MRIGIIGYGKMGKLFAKEFSKKHEVGIYSNHAEKSEFKLFGSIEELFKWADVIIAAKSLEETPQVLETLAKLSEKSEGKVIFDISTFKRDVIEIYKRFPESVKVCSVHPMFGAGAKSFEGRRFIVIPVEGREEDITPVINLFKQFKAEVFIADAKTHDEMMKLVIGIPYFIGVSFLSFLSEFEGVENFGGTSFEYLATYAKAVLNDSPEFIKEVLEFSKDKIREFLRFAEKGEFDIEMLRKKFEHEIKESYKRFYKVLSET
- a CDS encoding HAD-IB family phosphatase, whose product is MEKIAFIDVEGTLADFEFWNEIANYVENGDEIRALLYLGLAGKINWLQGFLMRIDLIRGLKISTVKKVSKKFKLKNRVIKTISYLKQDGFKVILISGMFKEVIGKELSKSKADIISNSLIVKNGIVVGANLNFIDKGSVVKRYRRQNVFVLAVGDGANDLPMFRWADIKICIGDNPVLRRESDFCINDFTEIINVI
- a CDS encoding hydrolase, whose translation is MWLIFDVDGVLIDVSESYDLATKLTVEYFLKKLGKSIEVELDLIRALRRKGAFGDDFKVSEALIIGVLTGDLRSFVQNFPAGEGISWVRKQFGVVIDPKTIERIFNTFYLGEHYKERAFDFEGLWKKEKPIVKKGLLEKANERFKLGVITGRSALELELAEKIVGFHFKNAVTRELYVKPDPKALWHLTKGEEGVYIGDTINDELLVKNYKKAYGKDFNFLMVGRDIKDVNEFLQSLL
- a CDS encoding type II toxin-antitoxin system VapC family toxin, which gives rise to MRIFLDASFIIYLNVDVPDSLAEKIDALYKQLITGNKLYTDVLVLDEVIHISKKKYKVSYSETIDMLNEIIIPYVEVLPIGLMEYLKAKENILRYNLKPSDAIHLAVIENNGIQAIVTEDEDFDKIPIKRIWL
- a CDS encoding AbrB/MazE/SpoVT family DNA-binding domain-containing protein, producing the protein MVILMVSIRLKVGPKGQIVIPKVFREAYGIKEGGEVIIEPTDKGLVIKAPADVKTLMEKLKERRKMMKGVGIQAKLGDLRNMDLEDEFDEDIS
- the hisC gene encoding histidinol-phosphate transaminase; amino-acid sequence: MKIRELIKSFEPYRVLEGNYKIWLDKNENPFDLPPEIKEEIFEELRKTPFNRYPHITAMPLREAIAEFYGLSPENVAVGNGGDELLSYLTRLFKGDYIVTTPPTFGMYYFYARLNEIPVVEVPLDESFTINGDMIAEKAKRASIVFITSPNNPTGNTQPREEILKVLDTGVTVVLDEAYAEFSGKSCIDLLDEYENLIILRTFSKAFSLAGARVGYLLADKEIINAFYRIKSPFSLNSLTMITAKVMLNHYDVVMERVNYIIKERERIYKEFKGYAYPSEANFLLMSLDAYEFLLEKGIVVRKLGGRLKGHIRVTIGKREENDEFIKALKEFIERF
- the hisIE gene encoding bifunctional phosphoribosyl-AMP cyclohydrolase/phosphoribosyl-ATP diphosphatase HisIE, giving the protein MKELIEKVNWEKNNGIVPVVVQDTKGEVLTLAYMNKEALMKTLETGYAHYYSRSQKRIRMKGEVSGNVQKVKEIRIDCDNDALLLIVEQVGVACHTGNYSCFYRKLGEPEKAVGGIDYSLTILRELEELIKQRKENPKEDSYTSRLFKEGKEKIYKKFGEESIEVLVAERRERIIYETADLLYHLLVLLAYNEISLGEVMEELRRRRK
- the hisF gene encoding imidazole glycerol phosphate synthase subunit HisF, which gives rise to MLAKRIIAALDIKEGRVVKGIKFQNIRDAGDPIELAKRYEEEGIDEIVFLDITASYEKRKILLDLVKRIAEEIYVPFTVGGGIRSVEEIREIIKSGADKVFLNTAAVDNPKLVSEAAKVVGSANLVIAIDAKWNGKFWEVYTHGGRKARGLDAIEWAKEVECLGAGEILLTSMDTDGTQQGFDIPLTKSIVEAVDIPVIASGGAGSPEHFYEAFKIGAEAALAASIFHYGKYTVRELKDYLAKKGIPIRLE
- the hisA gene encoding 1-(5-phosphoribosyl)-5-((5-phosphoribosylamino)methylideneamino)imidazole-4-carboxamide isomerase, whose product is MKIYPAIDLMNGKAVRLYKGRKDKVKVYGDPVEIAKGFAEYFDKIHIVDLDGAFSGKPQNLDVVERIIEETGLRIQLGGGFRDYESIARAYEIGVENIIIGTKAFDLKFLERVTQDFEGITVSLDARGGKIAVKGWLEESSIRVEGAYEMLRNYVKRFIYTAIERDGTLTGIGSIERFWNNEEFIYAGGVSSVSDVIKLREIGFSGAIVGKALYEGKVTLEELLNVLGD